The Dermacentor silvarum isolate Dsil-2018 chromosome 7, BIME_Dsil_1.4, whole genome shotgun sequence genomic sequence ATGCATGTTTCGCGAGCATGAGATCGCGGAGCTCAGAGATAGACTTTCGAAATGGAACTTTTCCAATGTCATGACGATTTGTGCCCTCGATCTCCTCGTCATGCTACATCTGATGCGCGCTCCTCCAAGACTTGGCCATAGACGTTCATTGTTTAGTAGTCGGAAATAGTTGTCCGAAAGTGCATGTCAAAATAGATGTAGGTTTTTGCACACTTTAACAAATTCGCCCCTGCTGGTTGCATTGCAACCTTTCAGGCCACACGGGTTCGAGACATCACGGACTACCTCCTGGAAGTTGGTGTTCGCAACATGGAGGAGTACTTGAATTACGTGGCCGGCGCAAGTTTCTTCCTCATTGGCAAAAAATCTGCCACGCGCCAAGACCCAAGCGAGGCTGTCGTCCAGCTGGGTGTCTCCAAGAGTTACAAAGGCAGGCTGGCGATCGCCTGGTACGTTGTGGCGACATTCATTCCGTTCGAGGTATGCTACTGCAGGCCCTGAAGTGATGCCATATTTGCCTGAAAGCTACTCAGGAAACATATGGACAGTGCGACACACGATGGTGCGACACAAGACAAACATGACGTATTGTAATGGGTTGAGAAACTTGGTGGCTGTGCATCGTTCTGTGTAGCGAATCTGGCGGCCAAGCGCCAATTCGCGAAAGAAATACCATATTTCCCATTCACCCCTTCATGGGGAATGTTTTATATTTCCAAATCAAGGAACACAGGGGGAAATGTAAGAACagtgaaaaaaagtcgcagttttgctcgaaaggcgaagcattgattgcgataacaaattactGGACCACTCTactaagcaaagttaaagctttATCacctgcataaactgctgtaaaaaTTTTCTCCCTAAATAAGTTACTAAGCACGTTGTGAAACGCACTCGCAGGCAAACACGACCGCTACTCGCTTGGTGAACACGAACACTCGCTGGCATAACGCTGGCCTgatgaagagcagcagcagcagcgagtgaattgccCTTTGGGCTGCCTCTAGCTTGAATGCGAACTAAGCGCGCGAACACGGCGTATGCGAAGCCATCACCTATCTCCGGCCACCTAACTTCGAACCCAACTTGAGGAACCTATCTGCTGTAATATGCCTGGGTGGAACAAATTCTCAACAGTAAGAACTTCTGCTGCGGCAGTCCCCTCAGTTACTTACCAGCAGTGCTCTGCGCTTGCTTTTACGGTACCTCTGAAGCAAATCTGCAGCAATTGGAGACCACTTTGAGGTCATGTGTTGTTACCCTGTGCGTAAAAAAATACTAGTAAATACTAAGTAAAAGCTTCTTCTGACTAGAATATTTTGGACAGATCATATATATGTAAATATCCTATAAAATTTCCGAAGCTGTTCAAGCTTCACCTGAGAACATTGACACGAACACTCATGGGGCACGAACTGCAATGCAACCTTGGCCATTTTAAACTTACACGAAACGGGAAGAAAGCACATCCTATAGTGTGTACTTTCAGCtcacatttatttcttgcattaGTGAGATGTCGCCGGGACATTTTGAGTTTTGTAACATGATTTTCATTGCACAAATATTACTTGAACGAGAACACGCATAGTCTTCTTTAGTAAGCAGTGGTATAATTCGAATGTGAAAGCCTTCCACATggctctttatttatttatttatttatttatttatttattatttatttatttatttatttatttatttatttatttatttatttatttatttattgaatctTACAGGGCCAAAGGGAATTGTATAAGGGGGGTTACAAGATAAAAAGATTAATATCAGAACAGGGGGGCAAACACTAGGCATTGTACTGAACAAAATTCATCAGAATTTTGTACTGAAACCTTCAAGAAAACCTTCAACATTACAAAGAGAACGGTTGCTTCCCATTATTCCTAATACAGGGCATTTCTTGAAACAAATAATGGTAGCAGGTACCATTACTACACCGTACTACGATACCGTACTGTTTTCTCGTGTGACTTGAATTCGCATACGATTGTTGTGAATATAGCGGGCCATATCTTGACACCACTGACAGGGACCGGTTATTCTAGTGGAAGCAGCAGGAATCAGAACTTAAAACCGACAGATAAGTATTGTATCACTGGTCGCAGCAGCAAGTGCTGGGCCTTCTCCGGTTAAGGTGGCGCCACCATTGTGGCCACTGAGGCAAAGGTCTCCGGTGACCTGGCACTCCTCTCTCTGCAATACTTTGACGGACAGGCGAAAACACTAATATCACCGGAGCCTAAAGCACTGTCATTTACGCCACGAATAATTGTTGGCCCGCCTAAATCTGCTACTTGTCGGGCTTAAAAACGTGACTCGCCAAAGCACCCTCTTCCTCTTGTCATGACAGATGCACCCAAGATCTTGCTGTTCATCAAAACTTTACATATACGGCAGCGCAGGCGCCGCACCAGCTATAGCTCTGTTTCGTGCAGCAATGTTCACGAACACCGCTTATGTGCTCTCGTTTTTTGCATAAAGTTGGTGCTTTACACTTCAGTTAACATTTCTGTACCTGTTGCCTGTTAGCGCTTATTTAAGCGTTGTACCGTAGCCCGAACCACAGCGGCTGCCTTGGATGACACTCATTTCAGTAGCGCTTTTATTCCGTTGATATTTTTATGGTGTAGATGGGCCCGTGAGACATTGTTTCTTCTAAAAGAAGCTTTCTGTTTGAACCAAATTTCCATGCATCAATTTTGTTTCTTTGAAAAGAAACTTTATGTTTGAACAGAATTAGGAAAGCGTTCAATTAGCCTTTTAACTATTTCGTGCAATATATTTATTACGTAAATAATTTTATGAGCGTCATCAAGTAAAACTGCGAGAACAATGGGACACGCCTAACCACAATACAAACAACCCATGCGACATAGTCGGCGGAGGAAAATAGATTTAGTAGAAGTTGGCGGTTCAGCGGTTACTTGCAGGCTCAAATGAAGCATAAGCTAATAGCATAACGTAAATGCTTTGCAAGAGGCTATTTACAGAATTGTTTCTCAAAAGCACTGGTGACGTAATCGCAGGTACAGTGGCGAGGTGTACCACAGCGCCGTCATCGCCTTGAACTTGGTTCACACGTCGCTGCTGCGCTGGACTGTGGGCGACGACACGGCGACCATCAAACTCCGGGTGCGGCCCCAGAAGAACCTGGAGGAGTCGGTCGAGTACGACAAGGACTCGCCCGAGGTCATCCAGCGGCAGTTGGAGCGTTTCGCGTTCGGAGCCATGTCCCTGGCCATGATGACCGCTGCGTGCGGCCTCTTCCCCGTCGTAGACCGCAGGAGTGGCAGCCGCCAGCTGCAGCTGCTCACGGGCGTCTCCATCCGCGTCTACTGGCTGGCCAACTTTATCTTCGACTACTTCGTCTACGCATTGTCCAGCCTCACCTTCTGCTCTACTATGTTCCTCTTCTTCGGCGGTTTCTTCATCGAGATGATGCGTCAGTAACTGTGATTATACCATTTCCTCGTTTCAGTGACGTTAGTCAGATAGTACGATCAAAACGTTTCAGAAAACGAGGGCGCAGGGAGGAAACATTGCTCTCGGAACTCATAAATCATGTGTACAAGCAAATTGATAGTGGCAATAAATGAAGTGCGATATATCAGCGAACAGCCATAGGAAAAGCAAAAATGGTTGCCCAGTATGGGACTGGAAAGAGACACTGCAGAATACATTTAGGAATGGCCTGCGCCTGACAGCACAATTAATACCGTtggtattgttacggggatatgTCAAAAAGGGGTTATATACAATATTTACACAGTGACAGCGAGTGACACCATAACAACAAAGATGGTGCGCCAGGGCACAGCTCGTCCTCTTTCTCGACTGCTATGCAACTTCTTCCTCTGCAGGATAGGCGGCTCATCAGAATATAAATGACTAGATGAAGCAGCCATTATTttacgaaaaatcaaaatgcttaattgatgAATTACCGTAATTACTTCAATGCTCTTCTGAATTAGTTATCTTATGGCACATATTTTAATATGCGAAATGTAGGTAGGGAGTTGGCAAGGCGttcccacttggaacgaattctgagaaATGCACCATTTGTGAGATATTAGTTTTCAAACTGCCTGACGAAATGGGCACtggtgttccagttatttttgctTCAATTCATCAAACAGCGTTTTCTCGTAGAAGCAATGGCCGCCTGATCGAGTAATAAATATCTAAggttaaaattgtgctatctgccacaggcagttttTAATGTTTTGGTGAAAAAAGAACACCCTATATGTTCATGAATATTCAAGTCAGCGCAATGAACATCAAAGCATTCCGCCTCTTTTGACGATAACGCTCTGTAAGGAATATAGGGGAACATAAGCGCCATTGACAGCAGCTGCTAGAAACAAGCAGTGAATAAAAGCCAGTATATCATGTGTTAATTATTTCTTGGCACGAAAAAAAACGTTGTTTTTAAATCACAAGACGTACATAGTGTTATTTGGCACGTTGGAATTGTCGAGATGAATTACCTAAGGTGCAGATATTACTTCTACGTTGAATATGTGCAGGTAGCCAATAAAAATGCTTACTAGTAACTTTCTAGTCCCCACTTTAATACAGTGTTGTAATTGCAAAATTGAAATTCAGCAGTAATGTCATGCCAGATCAGTAGGAACCCTCAGTTTAGCAAACTCGTTGGTTAAATAGTATCGGTAAATGTGTTAAATAGTATGGTTAAAATATTGAGGACCTGAACCGAGGAACTGTAAGACTGTggttcagtggcgcaccgacggggggtgattcgggggttgtaaccccccccccccccctgaggccgacttaacccgctcttttgtttaaccccttttctttccttacgcatttcagtactgcaactaagatgtaagacgcgcaatcgtctgcacactcgcaaaaagcgcattttttgacaatttcccccgaagaaagtgaaattagcgctgtttagatggtattggcaaactgtcaaccccccccccccccccccctggcagagatcctgggtgcgctactgctgtggttgaagatgaatatgcagaagacacacataatgttcaatagcttggcaagggcaCACGAATTCaggttaggagacaggaagagagcggtgtgtatcagagaacaaactgggatagccgatattctaatggacattaagagaaaaaatggagctgtgcaggccatgtaatgcgtaggatggataaacggtggatcactagttacataatggataccaagagaagggaagcgcgttcgaggactgcagaaaactaggtgggttgacgaagttagaaaatttgtaggcgcaagttggaatcagctagcgctagacaggggtaattggagatcgcagggagaggccttcgtcctgcagtgaacatgaatttaggctgatgatgaaatgTGCTACGTAACACAATGGTGCATGAGTGAAATACTCCGAATCGTGATAGCAAGAATACTAACGTATATTATGTAAtgagagaagcagacagacagcCAGCCGTGCGCCAGAATGCCTGTTTTACTTCTGCCTCCTTTTCTCTGTCCGCACGCGCAGTTCGAGCGCGCGAGCATAGGTGCATCGTTCTCTTCATTACACTCGCCCACGCTGCCGGATATAGCTCGAGTGGTTCTGAGGGCACGCTGATGATGGAAAACCAGGGAATGCCGTCATGTGCGGAACCAGCAtctctgggggtcggcactgagTGTTGCCATCGGGTCGCATGTCCCGTCGACGACTATCCCTTCGCAATCGCAATGAGCAGCCACTCTGCTCAGCCATCGCATGTTTCTCGCGCCGTTGCTGCAAAATAATCGAGGCTCGTCGTTGCGCCCTAATCAGCCGCGCTTGACGAAAAACCACGAGAATTGCGCGACTGGCCTTTCGCGCGTCTCTTGCGTGTCTTGCCCGGCTTTCGCGTGCGGGCTGgtctttgatgatgatgaccttcagCCAGGCCTCCCTCAGTGCGCAGTGAACAGCAACGAATTCGGCCAATGACTGCGGTGACACGCAACTCTGTGGCTCCTACGAGTCAGGAAGCATGTCCCTGCTATGATCCATGGACAGGTCAGGCGCCTGGAGTGGCAGCGACTCGGTCTATGGAAGTGATGGTACGGTGTCGGAAGTCAACGTAGAGTGCGTGACCCATGGTGGTAAAAATGGCTCGCATTCTGGGTCTACAGGGGGGCAGGTGGCGAGGCGACCTGCCAAAACCTTCCCGGGTGCAGCTACAGCGGCGAGATGCTGCGGATTCCTAGCTCCGCAGGGTTTTCGTTGCAGCAGCTCAGCTGGCGTAGACTGCCACGTGAAAGTAGCAGCGGTGACTTGCTGCTTGTTCAGAGCTTGTGGTGAAGCCAGTGGTGTAGGTTTGTGATGCGCCCCCCAATGATGGGTCGACGATGGAGCGGTGGTCGCCATGAGCTTTCCATCGTCTCTGGTGGAGCCGATGAAGACGCCCGGTGAGCCGGCTTCTGCGTCGGGGCAGCCTGCGGGCCTCGCTGTCAAGGCATTACTGGGCACGACTGGTGCGTTAAAGCGGTGTACGTCACAAGCTGCGGTCGCTGCGCAGTGCTGGTCGGGCTCGTCGCCGGCCCACACGAGAGGGCAAAAAACAGCCATCAAAGCAGCGCTCCATACTGCACAGGACCGGTACTTGTAGCCTTCAAagttgtcccatgccttggcgccacctcgaagtcgccccgcTGCAACTAGCTATGTCCAGCTCTCTGGCCAGGCATGGCGTGCCCCGAGCGCGTTGGCTGCTTGTACCCACAGAATGGAGTCATTCGGAAATCCGTGGAACTCCGGTAGTTCTGAGGCAACCGGTGATGGTAAGGCTGCCAACGGGAAACCGGAGGTGGCCGAAACTATGTAGTTTAGCTGCAACGACAGCAACGAGATGGCTCGCATTACGTCCGTCAAGCTTCTGGCTGAGCCGCCCGCTGAGCCAAGGCGGAATCCGCGCACCCTGAGGCGGCGGCACCAACTGCAGTACTCGGGTCAGgcggaccagtggccaaggaagcgtgaacggcatccgttcAGCCCAGGGCAGGTGGTGGTcgcggtactcactgtagccggaagcatggccaggggagcgtgaacggcgTACCGTGATAGCTGAGGTGTCGATGATGTCATGGAGCAGTGATCCAGGGCAtcggaagcgtggacggcgttccctggccgcaggaggcGCCCAGTACGGCGAAgatccatgtccaaggcagcgtggacggcatggcTTGGCGGCTTGGAGATAATTTTCCAGGTGCAGCATCCGTGACAACGAAAGCTTTGAAGGCGTTCCCTCGTCTGAAGGACCCAAGGCGGCGAGATGCAGGAGGACACAAGGCCTCCGCAGTACGGTGCTTAAGGCGGAAACGTCTTTAGAGTGGGCTTTTATGgcctgcgccattgtaatgagagaagcagacagacagcCAGCCATCCGCCAGAATGCCTGTTTTACTTCGTCCTCATCTTCTCTCTGTCCACGCCCGAAGTCCGAGCGCGCGAGCGTAGGTGCATCCTTCTCTTCATTACAATGATTGGATATTTCGGAGGCGGATAAATGAAAGCTGATAATAGTAGTTAAACATTTATGCTTACTTCTTCGCATGGCACATTGAACATTCCGGTAGCTGGACGATAAGCACTGCAGCCGCGGATAAAAACCTAAATTTACTACATCTTTTAAATTGTGCTCACCTCAATAAATCTCATGGTCACTCGATCTCACTGGTCTGTTCTCAATGGCAGTGAGTACCCTCTCTAAAGGAATAGTGAATTCGTCTTAAGCAATGCCACTGCTCCTTAGTTTCGAGGCCTAGTCCCGATAGCTAGTGTTGCCCCC encodes the following:
- the LOC125946567 gene encoding uncharacterized protein LOC125946567 gives rise to the protein MEEYLNYVAGASFFLIGKKSATRQDPSEAVVQLGVSKSYKGRLAIAWYSGEVYHSAVIALNLVHTSLLRWTVGDDTATIKLRVRPQKNLEESVEYDKDSPEVIQRQLERFAFGAMSLAMMTAACGLFPVVDRRSGSRQLQLLTGVSIRVYWLANFIFDYFVYALSSLTFCSTMFLFFGGFFIEMMRQ